In Marivirga salinae, a single window of DNA contains:
- a CDS encoding RagB/SusD family nutrient uptake outer membrane protein: MRLYNKIFTFFILLSGGVILNSCDDRLELDPLYAQDADSYFNTQEDYQRALIGAYDLMQTSYLNLWIGEIASDNAIAGGESVNDTQGLHEIESMNHNAVNSELRSVFQFNYAGITRTNYLFINQDNIDFPGKEVLFGEAHFLRAYYYFQLVKYFGDVPLIIDKFLGADEVNSIGRTPAQEVYAQIESDLLQAAESLEWTVEVEGKVTKGAALGLLGRVYLYQDKFEEASEVLDQIIMEGPYSLIESTTSEEYADLFSVNQEGNSESVFEIQYSGQEGGAYGCLVCLEGFAAVGFQGIRQYEGPEYGDGNSYNLPTQDLYDAYAVGDIRRDGSVLNLDAFIDAQPNSADISYAIGGGGHTGFYNNKYIKRLDELGLPDNDLTSPVNYRLIRLADVYLMAAEAFNRKASPNDAKALGYLNDVRERVGMPALSLSGGQLTEAIWNERRLELSGEGFRFWDLVRTGRASDEIEGFTPDKNELFPIPQIEIDLAGGNWTQNPNY, translated from the coding sequence ATGAGATTATATAATAAAATATTTACTTTTTTTATACTGCTATCTGGCGGTGTAATCTTGAATTCTTGCGATGATAGGCTTGAATTGGATCCCTTGTATGCACAAGATGCTGATTCTTATTTTAATACACAGGAAGATTATCAGCGTGCATTAATTGGAGCATATGATTTGATGCAAACTTCATACTTAAATCTTTGGATAGGTGAAATTGCATCTGATAATGCTATTGCAGGCGGTGAAAGTGTTAATGATACTCAAGGATTACATGAGATTGAATCTATGAATCATAATGCTGTAAATAGTGAACTAAGAAGTGTTTTTCAGTTTAACTATGCAGGAATAACAAGGACAAATTATTTATTTATCAATCAAGATAATATTGATTTTCCTGGTAAAGAAGTTCTATTTGGTGAAGCACATTTCCTTAGAGCTTATTATTACTTTCAGTTGGTGAAGTATTTTGGAGATGTTCCTTTAATTATCGATAAATTCTTAGGAGCAGATGAAGTTAATTCAATTGGTAGAACACCAGCTCAAGAAGTTTATGCACAAATTGAATCTGATTTATTACAGGCTGCTGAAAGTTTAGAATGGACAGTTGAAGTTGAAGGGAAGGTTACCAAAGGTGCAGCTTTAGGTCTATTAGGTAGAGTATATTTATATCAAGATAAATTTGAAGAGGCTTCCGAAGTATTAGATCAAATAATCATGGAAGGACCATATAGTTTGATTGAATCCACTACAAGCGAAGAATATGCAGATTTATTCAGTGTAAATCAAGAGGGTAATTCTGAATCAGTTTTTGAAATTCAATACTCTGGTCAAGAGGGTGGTGCCTATGGTTGTTTAGTTTGCTTAGAGGGGTTTGCAGCAGTAGGGTTTCAAGGTATTAGACAGTATGAAGGCCCTGAATATGGAGATGGTAATAGCTACAATCTTCCTACACAGGATTTATATGATGCCTATGCTGTGGGTGATATAAGAAGAGACGGATCAGTTTTAAATTTAGATGCGTTTATAGATGCTCAGCCAAATTCTGCTGATATTTCTTATGCAATTGGTGGCGGTGGTCATACTGGCTTTTATAATAATAAGTATATCAAAAGACTAGATGAATTAGGATTGCCAGATAACGATTTGACTAGTCCAGTTAATTACCGATTAATCAGACTTGCAGATGTTTATTTAATGGCTGCTGAAGCATTTAACAGAAAAGCGAGTCCAAATGATGCAAAAGCATTGGGGTATCTTAATGATGTGAGAGAGAGAGTAGGTATGCCTGCTTTGAGTTTATCAGGAGGTCAATTAACTGAAGCGATTTGGAATGAGAGAAGATTGGAGCTTTCAGGAGAAGGTTTTAGATTCTGGGATTTAGTGAGAACTGGAAGAGCTTCTGACGAAATAGAAGGTTTTACACCTGATAAAAATGAATTATTCCCAATTCCTCAAATAGAGATTGATCTTGCAGGTGGAAATTGGACTCAGAATCCTAATTATTAA
- a CDS encoding SusC/RagA family TonB-linked outer membrane protein: MKHILTLFLLVLYSFISIAQDRTVSGTVTDENDQPLPGVNIMIMGTADGTITDVDGNFKLSVNQDAVLRFSFIGYNPEEVQVNGRSVIDIQMVPNFEALSEIVVVGYGSTTKKELTGATAQVDGDKIEERNVPRVDQALQGQLAGVNVSTNSGAPGGSSNINIRGISTNGNNSPLIIVDGIIYESDGLNALNPNDIESINVLKDGTAGIYGVRAANGVVIIETKKGKKNTKPSLNFSGYYGVQRTAKKLDLLNATEYATLKNEAFVAGNQTPPFNNTNLGEGTDWQDLVFQDAPIQNYNLSVSGGTEKTTYNIGGSYFGQEGIVGGDKAFFERYNARVNFTTEILPKLKLTNVLLYTNEFSKSIPQGGIGSVLYNATNAYPTEPLRTDGRYSYLNNVADIINPIAQLENTHNETMVNKLVGKQELTYDITENLSANARIAYTYALVDSKVFNPLVWYGAGKSQNSALNADLDPTTTTIGDPVGGIIVERGANVYEERTSYLDYLFEGFVNYKTTIGDLHNIKSTAGLSLNETSFQSLSGTAFNIPNNAVNLADISTNQAVGGYLNQVNSDQNVDRLNSFFLRGEYDYAKRYLFSGIIRRDGSTRFGANNRFGYFGSLSGAWVLSDESFFNVDAIEFAKLRLSHGWSGNDRIDSYVYRANLGGEAQYVFDNTIVNGVAIGIAPNPSLQWESTQQTNIGLDLSLFKSLDIGANYFIKTTDNLLIQAQASAILGTYGAGSFPPFVNAGTVQNKGVELDFNYELRPSDDFSLNINYNFTYLQNEVTSLPAGTDFIPGVGFSVGGNTATRFEAGYPVGYFIGLETDGIWQTEEEIASSSVVQPDAQPGDLRYVDQNGDGVISFGDDTDRTIIGSPNPDFIMGLNLNAKYKGFDLTANITSLIGNEIIRNYERQQPYANQLAYNINRWTGEGSTNEYPRLTTGATRNTEFSDFYVEDGSFARVRNIQIGYNLPKSICENMNMTSMRIYIGSINPFTLTKYMGYDPDISSTNPLARGVDYGQYPQAKSLMGGFNIKF, encoded by the coding sequence ATGAAGCACATTTTAACCTTATTTTTATTAGTCCTATACAGTTTTATTAGTATAGCACAGGACAGAACAGTATCCGGTACGGTTACTGATGAAAATGATCAGCCTTTACCAGGGGTAAACATTATGATAATGGGTACAGCAGATGGTACAATTACTGACGTTGATGGGAATTTTAAATTAAGCGTTAATCAAGACGCTGTTTTAAGATTTAGTTTTATTGGATACAATCCAGAAGAAGTACAAGTTAATGGGAGATCAGTAATTGATATTCAAATGGTGCCAAATTTCGAAGCTTTAAGTGAGATTGTGGTTGTTGGTTACGGAAGTACTACCAAAAAGGAATTGACAGGTGCAACCGCTCAAGTTGATGGTGATAAAATCGAAGAGAGAAATGTACCTAGAGTTGATCAGGCATTACAAGGTCAGTTAGCTGGTGTTAATGTATCTACCAATTCTGGTGCACCTGGAGGCTCCTCTAACATTAATATTAGAGGGATTTCAACTAATGGAAATAATTCACCATTAATTATTGTAGATGGTATTATTTACGAATCGGATGGTTTGAATGCCTTAAATCCAAACGATATAGAGTCCATTAATGTTTTAAAAGATGGTACAGCAGGAATTTATGGTGTAAGGGCTGCCAATGGTGTAGTTATTATTGAAACGAAAAAAGGGAAAAAGAATACGAAACCTTCTTTAAATTTTAGTGGATACTATGGTGTTCAAAGAACAGCAAAGAAATTAGATTTATTGAATGCAACGGAATACGCTACACTTAAAAATGAAGCCTTCGTAGCTGGTAACCAGACACCTCCTTTCAACAATACTAATTTGGGCGAGGGAACCGATTGGCAAGATTTAGTTTTTCAAGATGCTCCTATTCAGAACTATAATTTAAGTGTGAGCGGGGGTACTGAGAAAACCACTTATAATATCGGTGGTTCTTATTTCGGTCAGGAAGGAATAGTGGGAGGTGATAAAGCCTTCTTTGAGCGTTATAATGCTAGAGTAAATTTCACTACCGAAATACTCCCTAAATTGAAATTGACTAATGTTTTATTATACACAAATGAATTTAGTAAAAGTATTCCTCAAGGGGGAATTGGTTCAGTTTTGTATAATGCCACAAATGCTTATCCAACAGAACCATTAAGAACAGATGGAAGATATTCTTATTTGAATAATGTGGCAGATATCATCAATCCTATAGCTCAATTAGAAAATACACATAACGAAACCATGGTAAATAAACTTGTTGGAAAACAAGAACTTACTTATGATATAACTGAAAACTTATCGGCTAATGCTAGAATTGCCTATACTTACGCTTTAGTAGACTCGAAAGTCTTTAATCCGTTAGTATGGTATGGAGCTGGTAAAAGTCAAAACAGCGCATTAAATGCCGATTTAGATCCTACTACCACCACAATAGGTGATCCAGTAGGTGGGATTATTGTGGAGCGAGGTGCAAATGTTTACGAGGAAAGAACTTCTTATCTAGACTATCTTTTTGAAGGCTTTGTTAATTATAAGACAACAATTGGAGATCTTCATAATATTAAATCAACAGCTGGTTTATCATTGAACGAAACTTCTTTCCAGTCTCTATCCGGAACAGCATTTAATATTCCTAACAACGCTGTGAATCTTGCTGATATTTCCACTAACCAAGCAGTAGGAGGTTATTTGAATCAAGTTAATTCAGATCAAAATGTTGATAGGTTAAACTCATTTTTCTTAAGGGGTGAGTATGATTATGCTAAAAGATATTTGTTCTCAGGTATTATTAGACGAGATGGTTCAACCAGATTTGGTGCTAATAATAGATTTGGTTATTTCGGTTCACTTTCTGGAGCATGGGTTTTATCTGATGAAAGCTTCTTTAATGTAGATGCCATCGAATTTGCTAAATTAAGATTAAGTCATGGCTGGTCAGGAAACGATAGAATTGATTCTTATGTGTATAGGGCAAATTTAGGTGGTGAAGCTCAATATGTTTTTGACAATACAATTGTTAATGGAGTAGCAATTGGCATAGCACCTAATCCAAGTTTGCAATGGGAATCTACTCAGCAAACAAATATTGGTTTAGATTTATCTCTTTTCAAAAGCCTAGATATTGGAGCTAACTATTTCATTAAAACCACAGACAATCTTTTAATTCAAGCGCAGGCTTCAGCAATTTTAGGAACTTATGGAGCTGGAAGTTTTCCTCCATTTGTAAATGCTGGAACTGTCCAAAACAAAGGTGTTGAGCTGGATTTCAATTATGAATTGAGACCTTCAGACGACTTCAGCTTGAATATAAATTACAATTTCACATATCTTCAAAATGAAGTGACTAGTCTTCCTGCGGGAACTGATTTCATTCCAGGGGTAGGATTTAGTGTTGGTGGTAATACTGCTACAAGATTTGAAGCAGGTTATCCTGTCGGTTATTTCATCGGTTTAGAGACAGATGGTATATGGCAAACGGAAGAAGAAATTGCTTCTAGCTCCGTTGTTCAGCCTGATGCTCAGCCTGGAGATTTGAGATATGTTGACCAAAATGGTGATGGAGTGATTAGTTTTGGTGATGATACAGATAGAACAATCATTGGTTCTCCTAATCCTGATTTCATTATGGGGTTAAATTTGAACGCTAAGTATAAGGGATTTGATCTGACTGCAAATATTACCTCATTAATTGGAAATGAAATCATAAGAAATTATGAAAGACAGCAACCTTATGCTAATCAATTAGCTTATAACATCAACAGATGGACTGGTGAAGGATCTACAAATGAGTATCCAAGATTAACTACTGGAGCAACAAGAAATACTGAGTTTTCAGATTTTTACGTGGAAGATGGCTCATTTGCTAGAGTGAGAAATATTCAAATTGGGTACAATTTACCAAAGAGTATATGTGAAAATATGAATATGACTAGTATGCGTATTTACATTGGATCTATTAATCCTTTCACACTGACAAAGTATATGGGATATGACCCGGACATTAGCTCTACAAATCCTTTAGCAAGAGGTGTTGATTATGGTCAATATCCTCAAGCAAAATCATTGATGGGTGGTTTTAATATTAAATTTTAA
- a CDS encoding PKD domain-containing protein, protein MRKYIFNLFILSLLIGFTSCNEEFVLEEAPAPAEANFEVNPSSKGENYVVLSNPSDGFIKKWDFGNGASAEGSEVEAYFPFEGEYEVTLTVYSKGGSVSSSETISIANTDPTICNVEFLELLTGGCDQTEGKTWVIDAERSGHFGVGPPNAAGPDYYAAGANEKAGGGLYNDEYTFILNNYQYIQETNGDVYLNPAQEGNFPGAFEPEVGDRTAPYEAPENINYSISEDEEGNPVISFNNNGFIGYNTGVNTYTILSISENEMFIRFNDASTPDLSWFHRLIRKGYAPIAASFTVETTELTATFTNTSLNAETYLWEFGDGATSAEENPSHTYAEEGTYEVTLTATGPGQSATVTQEVSVSAAPKVLPFTFEENNTQFGTFGGTVFNVVDNPDPSGVNTSSRVGEFQKGTEFSFAGLAILLDEPVDFSENTTLSMKIWSPVATNAILKMEVAGDPNTFTEQNVNIPVANEWVELTFDFSGAQNNLQNLVIFADTDNNNGGTFYIDDIGFATESANEITLDLLTGEDQKAWKLKEGPGAFGVGPEKGSDAYFPNGADISGDRPCLFNDEFIFKTGGQYEYNANGDIYAETYMGIDEGCTDDTALDGTDAEAWGPGKHSFSLTPATETEPAFITVRGTGAFIALPKAYNGGEYTAAPPNMDAAVTYEVFDYTKDASGETLSIGIDVAGDGSVWWNFVLVPAN, encoded by the coding sequence ATGAGAAAATATATTTTCAATTTATTCATACTCTCATTACTAATAGGTTTTACTTCCTGTAATGAGGAGTTTGTGCTTGAAGAAGCACCTGCACCAGCAGAAGCGAATTTTGAAGTAAACCCATCTTCAAAGGGCGAAAATTACGTTGTATTATCAAATCCATCTGATGGATTTATAAAAAAATGGGATTTTGGAAATGGAGCAAGCGCAGAAGGAAGTGAAGTAGAAGCTTATTTCCCTTTTGAAGGAGAATATGAAGTTACGCTCACAGTTTATTCAAAAGGAGGTTCTGTAAGTTCATCTGAAACAATCTCAATAGCTAATACTGACCCAACGATATGTAATGTTGAATTTTTAGAATTACTGACTGGAGGTTGTGATCAAACAGAGGGTAAAACTTGGGTGATTGATGCTGAACGTTCTGGTCATTTTGGAGTAGGACCTCCTAATGCTGCTGGACCGGATTATTATGCTGCTGGAGCGAATGAAAAAGCTGGTGGTGGTTTATATAATGATGAGTATACATTTATTTTAAATAATTACCAATACATTCAAGAAACAAACGGTGATGTTTATTTAAACCCAGCACAAGAAGGGAATTTTCCGGGTGCATTTGAACCAGAGGTTGGTGATAGAACAGCACCTTATGAAGCACCAGAAAACATTAACTATTCTATTTCTGAAGATGAAGAAGGTAATCCTGTAATTAGCTTTAATAACAATGGATTCATAGGGTATAATACTGGCGTAAATACTTATACTATTCTATCTATTTCTGAAAATGAAATGTTTATTCGTTTCAATGATGCTTCCACACCTGACTTATCATGGTTTCACAGATTAATTAGAAAAGGGTATGCACCTATTGCAGCAAGTTTTACGGTAGAAACCACTGAACTTACAGCTACATTCACAAATACTTCCTTAAATGCTGAAACTTATTTATGGGAATTTGGTGATGGTGCTACGAGTGCTGAAGAAAACCCTTCACATACTTATGCAGAGGAAGGTACTTATGAGGTAACCTTAACTGCAACTGGTCCAGGACAGTCAGCAACAGTAACCCAGGAAGTCTCTGTTTCAGCTGCACCTAAAGTATTGCCTTTTACTTTTGAAGAAAACAATACTCAATTTGGTACTTTTGGCGGAACAGTTTTTAATGTAGTAGACAATCCTGATCCATCTGGAGTAAATACTTCTTCTCGTGTTGGAGAATTCCAAAAAGGAACTGAATTTTCTTTTGCTGGATTAGCTATATTATTAGATGAACCAGTTGATTTTTCTGAAAATACTACTTTATCAATGAAAATTTGGTCTCCAGTAGCTACTAATGCTATTTTAAAAATGGAGGTAGCAGGTGATCCAAATACATTTACTGAACAGAATGTTAATATCCCTGTAGCAAATGAATGGGTTGAATTAACTTTTGATTTCTCAGGAGCTCAAAATAATCTGCAAAATCTTGTAATATTTGCTGATACGGATAATAATAATGGTGGTACTTTCTATATAGATGATATAGGCTTTGCAACTGAATCAGCTAATGAAATTACTTTAGATTTATTAACTGGAGAAGATCAAAAGGCTTGGAAATTAAAAGAAGGCCCTGGCGCTTTTGGTGTAGGTCCAGAAAAAGGTAGCGATGCATATTTCCCTAATGGAGCAGATATTTCTGGCGATAGACCATGTTTGTTTAATGATGAGTTCATTTTCAAAACAGGTGGGCAATATGAATATAATGCCAATGGTGATATTTATGCTGAAACATATATGGGAATAGATGAAGGTTGTACAGATGATACAGCACTTGACGGAACAGATGCTGAAGCATGGGGACCCGGTAAACATTCGTTTTCATTAACTCCAGCTACTGAAACTGAGCCTGCTTTCATTACAGTTAGAGGTACTGGTGCATTTATCGCTTTACCAAAAGCCTATAATGGAGGAGAATATACAGCTGCACCGCCTAATATGGATGCGGCTGTTACTTATGAAGTATTTGATTATACTAAGGATGCCTCAGGTGAGACTTTATCAATTGGAATTGATGTTGCTGGGGACGGATCAGTATGGTGGAATTTTGTTTTAGTTCCTGCA